The region CTTCGGACGAAGCGCCCTCCCCCCCTCCGCCCTTGGGGGGCGTGAATCGCAAGGCGGCATTCGGGACCTTCAAGACCTGGTCTTTTTGCGCCACCACGATGGCAACGTTCGCCGTCATACCGGGCTTGAGCCGCAAATCCTGATTATCCACCGCCACCACCACATTGTAGGTAATGACATTTTGCACATTGATCGGCGCGAGACGAACCTGGCGAATCGTGCCGGAAAACTTCACGCCGGGATAGGCATCCACCGTAAACGTCGCGTCTTTTCCCTCCGTCATCCCGCCAATATCCGACTCGCTGACATTCGTATCGACTTGCATCTTGGTGAGATCCAAGGCGATCAGAAACAGATTCGGCGTCGCAAAACTCGACGCCACCGTTTGCCCAACCTCGACATTTCTGGCCACGACGATTCCGTCGACCGGAGACCGGATCACCGTATATTTCAGATCCAGATCGGCCGAATTCAACGCCGCTTCGGCCTGCCGCACCTGCGCTTCCGCCACGTGCACTTGCGCCTCCGCACTCTGCGCGTTGGTCAGCGCCACATCCACATCATTCTGCGAGACGAAATTCTGGGCGATGAGGGACTTCACTCGATCCAATTCACGCTTCCGCTGCCCCCAGTCCGTCTTTGCCCGCGCGACATTGGCTCGCGCCATCTCCAGATTGCTGGCCGCCTGATCCCGTCGGGCCTTGAACGGCTCAGGATCAATGACCGCTACCGTGTCGCCCGCTTTGACGCGGGAATTGAAATCGGCATGGAGGCTCTTGATCATCCCCGACACCTGCGTGCCCACCTGAACGGACACGACGGGATTGATCGTCCCGGTGGCGCTGACAATGGAAACGATCGAGCCTCGCTCGATCGCCGCGGTTCGATACCGGACCGGCGCCTTGCGCTCCCCGGTAAAAAATACATAGC is a window of Nitrospira sp. DNA encoding:
- a CDS encoding efflux RND transporter periplasmic adaptor subunit, translated to MRRIGIILAVVGLGLAIGGYVFFTGERKAPVRYRTAAIERGSIVSIVSATGTINPVVSVQVGTQVSGMIKSLHADFNSRVKAGDTVAVIDPEPFKARRDQAASNLEMARANVARAKTDWGQRKRELDRVKSLIAQNFVSQNDVDVALTNAQSAEAQVHVAEAQVRQAEAALNSADLDLKYTVIRSPVDGIVVARNVEVGQTVASSFATPNLFLIALDLTKMQVDTNVSESDIGGMTEGKDATFTVDAYPGVKFSGTIRQVRLAPINVQNVITYNVVVAVDNQDLRLKPGMTANVAIVVAQKDQVLKVPNAALRFTPPKGGGGEGASSEGRSAKADGRPSGGRPSSVPPDMAGTARKVWKQDESGELVPVSVQTGISDGVATEIVGGPLAENDVVIVGQDVPRGTRAGGELPPGFGSGGQQKSRSRGI